Proteins encoded together in one Coffea arabica cultivar ET-39 chromosome 2c, Coffea Arabica ET-39 HiFi, whole genome shotgun sequence window:
- the LOC113726295 gene encoding protein RER1A yields the protein MEGVGGDGVSGAAASLNQRGHEVWKLFQYYLDKSTPHAVYRWIGTCVLLVLYALRVYYVQGFYIVTYGLGIYILNLLIGFLSPLVDPEMEPSDGPLLPTKGSDEFKPFIRRLPEFKFWYAITKAFCVAFVMTFFSIFDVPVFWPILLCYWLVLFVLTMKRQIMHMIKYKYIPFNIGKQKYTGKKPVSGSSPRAD from the exons ATGGAGGGTGTTGGAGGCGATGGTGTCTCAGGTGCAGCTGCATCGCTGAATCAAAGGGGTCATGAAGTATGGAAACTTTTCCAGTATTACCTGGACAAATCTACTCCGCATGCAGTTTATAGATGGATTGGAACTTGTGTTCTATTAGTTCTTTATGCTCTGCGAGTTTATTACGTTCAAGGCTTCTACATTGTTACCTATGGTTTGGGAATCTATATCCTGAATTTGCTCATAGGATTTTTGTCACCCCTTGTTGACCCCGAGATGGAGCCTTCTGATGGGCCTTTGTTACCAACAAAGGGTTCTGATGAGTTCAAGCCATTTATTCGCCGTCTTCCAGAGTTTAAGTTCTG GTATGCAATCACCAAGGCTTTTTGCGTGGCATTTGTCATGACCTTTTTCTCCATATTTGATGTCCCTGTCTTTTGGCCCATACTGTTGTGCTACTGGCTTGTACTTTTTGTCCTGACGATGAAGCGCCAAATCATGCACATGATAAAATACAAATACATCCCATTTAACATCGGGAAGCAG AAATACACGGGAAAGAAACCTGTTAGTGGCAGTAGTCCCCGGGCTGACTGA